The following proteins are encoded in a genomic region of Microtus ochrogaster isolate Prairie Vole_2 chromosome 5, MicOch1.0, whole genome shotgun sequence:
- the Rdh8 gene encoding retinol dehydrogenase 8, producing the protein MASKPRTVLISGCSSGIGLELAVQLAHDPRQRYQVVATMRDLGKKEPLEAAAGEALGKTLSVAQLDVCSDDSVTNCLSHIEGGRVDVLVNNAGVGLVGPLEELSLAAIQNVFNTNFFGAVRLVKAVLPGMKRRRQGHIVVVSSVMGLQGVMFNDVYAASKFALEGFFESLAIQLRQFNIFISMVEPGPVITDFEGKLLAQISTTEFPDTDPDTLGYFRDLYLPASRELFRSVGQSPRDVAKVIAKVIGSTRPPLRRQTNTRYLPLTVLKAMDPSGSLYVGTAHRLLFRWPRLLNLGLRCLACGCLPTRVGPG; encoded by the exons ATGGCCTCCAAGCCTCGGACTGTGCTCATCTCTGGCTGTTCTTCGgggattggccttgaactcgctgtTCAGCTGGCTCATGACCCCAGACAACGTTACCAGG tgGTGGCCACCATGAGGGACCTGGGGAAGAAGGAGCCGTTGGAGGCAGCTGCTGGAGAGGCACTCGGGAAGACACTCAGCGTGGCCCAGCTGGACGTGTGCAGTGATGACTCGGTGACCAACTGTCTGAGCCACATTGAAGGAGGACGAGTAGACGTGCTGG TGAACAACGCAGGAGTAGGCCTTGTGGGGCCCCTGGAGGAACTCAGCCTAGCTGCTATTCAGAACGTGTTCAACACCAACTTTTTTGGGGCTGTTCGTCTGGTCAAAGCTGTGCTTCCAGGAATGAAGAGGCGGCGACAGGGCCACATCGTGGTGGTCAGCAGTGTTATGGGGCTCCAAG gTGTCATGTTCAACGATGTCTACGCGGCCTCCAAGTTTGCCCTGGAAGGATTCTTCGAGAGCCTTGCTATCCAGCTGCGTCAATTCAATATCTT CATCTCAATGGTGGAGCCAGGCCCGGTCATCACTGACTTTGAAGGAAAACTCCTGGCTCAGATTTCCACGACGGAGTTTCCGGACACTGACCCTGATACCCTGGGCTACTTCCGGGACTTGTACCTCCCAGCCTCCAGGGAGCTCTTCCGCTCTGTGGGACAGAGCCCACGGGATGTGGCCAAG GTCATCGCCAAGGTCATCGGTTCCACCAGACCCCCACTCCGAAGACAGACCAACACTCGCTACCTTCCGCTGACGGTGCTGAAGGCCATGGACCCCTCTGGAAGCCTGTACGTGGGAACCGCCCACAGGCTCCTTTTCCGCTGGCCTCGCCTTCTCAACCTTGGTCTTCGATGCCTGGCCTGTGGCTGCCTCCCAACACGTGTGGGGCCCGGATGA